A portion of the Leptospira wolbachii serovar Codice str. CDC genome contains these proteins:
- a CDS encoding sensor histidine kinase: protein MILTKSMLQSQTSIKLDGEWEFYYQKLLNSEDFKRTNSKIENENLLLPGFWNEFEQKGKTYSPLNYSTLRLHLILPKEFIHQPLAFYIPHAFTTYRMYLNGFLISENGIVGTSEKETKEYWLPKVVFFSPESETIEVIIHVANFKSLNAGFRQSIEIGTQESMIRIKQIRLAFDVFIISSLFVISLYHFALFLLRKNDLSLLYFSMYSFFSLVYKITSGEFFLIILFPNFEWLWLIKLFFLSIYLTFPLLLSFIGEVFPDETSKTSNYIFQFLFFSFSIVVLVPESKWIEETLFPAEIVMLFCCIYICWILSKAVRNKKDSALGFLFGFLFLFLTVLNDILFEKNIIKTEVYGPIGTFVLFFSQAFFLSKKHSKLYLTIEKQNEELEQSVFLKDKIHHTNIHSKRMELELYKKTIQPHFLMNSLSAIRYWVSENSEKSASILDSLVGELRIILKVASKPLISIGDEIDLCKYHIEVMKMRLEKEYKFKTFGIDPKELIPPLIFHTLIENAFTHEDSPKAKLSFGIFKKNTTKEEKIFTSYCFIVYHHEKGKKTNPSKSGSGTGLEYIRLRLEESFAGNWSLTHGKSRNGYRVLIQIRKK from the coding sequence ATGATTCTCACCAAATCAATGTTACAAAGCCAAACTTCCATTAAACTAGATGGGGAATGGGAATTTTATTATCAAAAACTTTTAAATTCGGAAGATTTCAAAAGGACAAACTCAAAAATAGAAAACGAAAACCTCTTACTACCCGGTTTTTGGAATGAATTCGAACAAAAAGGAAAAACATACTCACCGCTAAATTACAGCACACTCCGTTTACACCTAATACTCCCAAAAGAATTCATCCATCAGCCACTAGCATTTTATATTCCACATGCATTCACCACTTATCGTATGTACCTGAATGGTTTTCTGATTTCTGAAAATGGGATCGTTGGTACATCAGAAAAAGAGACAAAGGAGTATTGGTTACCCAAGGTAGTATTTTTTTCTCCCGAATCCGAAACGATAGAAGTCATTATCCACGTAGCAAATTTCAAATCCTTAAACGCGGGCTTTCGACAAAGTATTGAAATTGGCACACAAGAATCCATGATACGAATTAAACAAATCCGGCTCGCGTTCGATGTTTTTATAATTTCCAGTTTATTTGTAATATCCCTTTACCACTTTGCACTATTTCTATTGCGAAAAAATGACCTAAGCCTCCTTTACTTTTCAATGTATTCTTTTTTCAGTTTAGTTTATAAAATCACAAGTGGTGAGTTTTTTTTAATTATACTGTTTCCGAATTTTGAATGGCTTTGGTTGATTAAATTATTCTTTCTTTCGATCTACTTAACCTTCCCACTTTTATTAAGCTTTATAGGCGAAGTTTTTCCTGATGAAACCAGCAAAACATCAAATTACATATTCCAATTTTTATTTTTTTCTTTTTCGATCGTAGTTTTAGTTCCTGAATCTAAATGGATAGAAGAAACACTATTTCCTGCTGAAATAGTGATGTTGTTTTGTTGTATCTATATTTGTTGGATTTTATCCAAAGCAGTTAGAAACAAAAAAGATAGTGCTCTCGGGTTTTTATTCGGATTCTTGTTTTTATTTTTGACTGTCTTAAACGATATCCTCTTTGAGAAAAATATTATTAAAACAGAAGTGTATGGTCCGATAGGAACATTTGTTTTATTTTTCTCCCAAGCTTTTTTCCTATCCAAAAAACATTCAAAACTCTATCTCACTATTGAAAAACAGAATGAAGAACTAGAACAATCAGTTTTCCTAAAAGATAAAATACATCATACGAACATTCATTCCAAAAGAATGGAACTAGAGTTATATAAAAAAACGATCCAGCCGCATTTTTTGATGAATTCTTTGTCTGCCATTCGGTATTGGGTTTCCGAAAATTCCGAAAAATCTGCGTCAATCCTGGACTCTCTTGTAGGAGAACTTCGTATCATTCTCAAAGTTGCCTCCAAACCATTAATTTCTATCGGTGATGAAATTGATTTATGTAAATACCACATTGAAGTAATGAAGATGCGGTTGGAAAAAGAATATAAATTCAAAACATTTGGGATCGATCCGAAAGAGCTCATTCCGCCTCTTATTTTCCATACCCTAATTGAAAATGCCTTCACGCATGAAGATTCTCCAAAGGCAAAACTGAGCTTTGGGATCTTTAAAAAAAATACAACAAAAGAAGAGAAAATATTTACCTCTTATTGTTTTATTGTGTATCACCACGAGAAAGGAAAAAAGACAAATCCGTCAAAAAGTGGATCAGGCACGGGCCTTGAGTATATAAGACTTCGTTTAGAAGAATCCTTTGCGGGCAATTGGTCGTTAACTCATGGAAAATCTAGAAACGGTTACCGAGTTTTAATCCAAATTAGAAAAAAATAA
- a CDS encoding helix-turn-helix domain-containing protein — translation MQILILEDEPVHAKYLTKLLTSICGSTINEVKHVTSIDEADVYLKQFHADIFFLDLNIFGSDGFEVLDRIPTTTIHTIIVSANTDNAIRAFEYGVIDFIAKPVSEDRLRLSLERHSLFVNTYQIVGKIQSNTKSRLLQVDLDRLQNRLSHLMEVQKIYLNENLSLEVLAEELELHPRQLSEFLNGKKQTTFHSFLHSYRIREAKDLLIKYPEKNVSDIGFEVGYKSLSSFYDAFKKELKITASEFRQRTSLS, via the coding sequence ATGCAAATATTGATTTTAGAAGATGAACCAGTTCATGCAAAATACCTGACAAAGTTGTTAACTTCAATTTGCGGATCAACAATTAATGAAGTTAAACATGTGACCTCTATCGATGAAGCCGATGTTTATTTAAAACAATTTCATGCTGATATATTCTTTTTAGACCTTAACATTTTCGGATCCGATGGATTCGAAGTTTTGGATAGAATCCCAACCACCACTATACACACAATTATTGTCTCAGCTAATACAGATAATGCAATCCGTGCTTTCGAATATGGAGTTATAGACTTTATCGCAAAACCGGTGTCAGAAGATAGATTGCGATTATCTCTGGAAAGACACTCCCTTTTTGTAAACACCTACCAAATAGTTGGCAAAATCCAAAGCAATACAAAATCTCGTTTATTACAAGTAGATCTAGATAGGCTTCAAAATCGATTGTCTCATCTTATGGAAGTTCAGAAGATTTATCTGAACGAAAATCTTTCTCTTGAAGTTTTGGCCGAAGAACTTGAGTTACATCCGAGACAACTTTCCGAATTTTTAAATGGGAAGAAACAAACAACTTTTCATTCGTTTCTACACAGCTACCGAATCAGAGAAGCAAAAGATCTTTTGATCAAATACCCAGAAAAAAATGTAAGTGATATTGGCTTTGAAGTCGGTTATAAATCACTTTCAAGTTTCTATGATGCTTTCAAAAAAGAACTAAAAATCACTGCTTCCGAATTTAGACAAAGAACTTCCCTATCATAA